Sequence from the Prionailurus viverrinus isolate Anna unplaced genomic scaffold, UM_Priviv_1.0 scaffold_179, whole genome shotgun sequence genome:
tcctttggataaatgcctagtagtactcttgctgggtcatagggtagttctatttttcactttttgaggaacctccacactgttttccagaacggctgcaccgcttcgcattcccaccaacactgcaagagatTCCcgattctccacatcctcgccagcatctgttgtttcctgagtcgttcattttagccactctgactggcgtgaggtggtatctcagtgtggttttgatttgtatttccctgatgatgagcaatgtggagcatcttttcacgtgtctgttagccacctggatgtcttctttggaaaagtgtctattcgtgtcttctgcccatttcctcactggagtctttgttttttggggtgttgcgtttggtaagttctttatagattttggacaccaACCCTTTATCCGatctatcatttgcaaatatcttctcccacttcatcGGTAGCCTTtcagttttgatgattgtttcctttgcagtgcagaagctttttatcttgatgaggtcccaatagttcatttctgcctgtatttcccttgcctttggagatgtgtcaagtaagaagagagagggggacagaggatatgaagtgggctctgtgctacgtgggccctgtgctggcagtaGATTCCCCACCTTGAGtattgaactcacgaaatgtgagatcatgacctgagctgaaggtggacgcttaactgactgagccacccaggcacccctagaactagtagattttccagaaaaaggagaaaacctcTGATGCTGCAGACACCTTCCCCACCACCCAAAGAAGCCAATTTATATCGCATGCAGAGAAAAATCAATCTATAGTCTACATCCCCACCAAACATACAAAGCAAGGCCATATATTTTAAACCCTCAGCAAGAACTCATGGTACAAGCACTTTCTATTCACCTAAGATGTCCATGTACAAAGGCAGTAGAAAAAGAGTACTAAATATGCAACACTCAGGGAGTCTTGATTCCGTCACTAGGAGTCATTTAAAGACGAACTCTGCCCAATAAGAGAAGTTTTGACTTTTGTACAACTGATTGTCACTGAATACACTTCATTGTAGATCTGAGACAAAAGTCTGGGAGTGGAACCAGTGGGAGAAATAGGATGTAAATGGCATCCGTTTCACCGGGCGGGAACAATACTATAACAAGTGGCAggtggagacagaagagaaaatagaataatgtCAGAAGTCTGAGATCTGAGAAGTTGGGAGATCACTTAAAActtgtgttgttttcatttatttttgagagagagagagagagagagagagaaagagagagagagagaaagagacagtgtgagtgtgggggcaaggcagagagagagagagggagacagaatctgaagcaggctccaggctctgagctgtcagcacagaggccaatgcggggctcgaattcacgaaccgtgagatcatgacttgagctgaagtcggacgctcaaccagtcgagccacccaggtgaccctgtggttatttatttttaagagagagagagcatgcaagcgggagaagggcagacaggGGGGAGGACGGAGAATCTGAAggtggttctgtgctgacagcacagagctcgatgcagggctcaaactcatgaacccataggccatgacctgaaccaaagttggaccctcaacctgctgagccacccagtcaccccgaGATCGTTTAAATCTTAGAATGGCGATGTGACAAGTTTCACAAGTTAATACAGAACCAAACATGTCCCGCACTTGTGATGCAGTGTTCAGCCCTACATATACAACCTTTCTAAACAACAGGTGCACATTCAGACACACATATGTACTCTTGCCCGTAGGGGCAATAGAGCCTAAAAGATACAGAGACTCAGCACTAAATACCAGAAGAGAACCAAGAACATTTACATCACGATGGTGATGGATTGGAGCCCTGAAGGAAACATAATTCACCAGTCCCCAGTGATtgtcaaaataaacactttaatgATAGAGAACGGGGAGGGAGTGTTCTTTTCCACAGCACGATGCCagcaaatacacatacacaaggATGATACAACTAGAGTTTTTCCAACATACAAACAGATATGGTTGTGACACACTGCAGGGATCACTAAAAGATGGTAACATTGTAGAGACAGACTTTAGAGAGAGCATCTTCACACAGTCTCAGATGTTACACCCAAACAGAAGACCATGAACGATCTGCTAGGCCCCCCATAGAAGGCAACCAGTGCTGCTCTCACAATGATGGTGATGGCAGACTGGAGGCTCTGGGTCTCTGGGTGGGCGGGGCTGGGACACACACTGCATTCACGAGGGAACGACCCGGGAAAAGGTTAGACTGAATTTAATCAGGAGGAAGTGATCAGACACCTTCAGGATGTAGACCATCAAGCCAGACATCTGGCCTGTCCCCTACAGACAAGGAAGTGTCACCACCACCAGAGACAGCCACAGAAAGGTGAGGAGATGTTTGGGGTTCGAAAGGACTACAAAATTACGATAGCACAATCTTCTGAGTCCTTTGGAACCCAAGATATCTCTTCTCCTTTTTGTCGTCTTATTTGTGCTGTGGACACTGGCTGTTTGAAGAAAGACAGGCCCGATGTCTTGTTCCATGGTCAAAATTCTGCAGTTTTCTGATCCCTACCTCATGCTCAGATTCAGGCTAAGCCTCTTCAGCAAGAACGCTGCATACTTAATGCTGTCTGCTCCTGGCACAGCCCAGCTGGTGGCCCAGAATGTCCAGTTTGACATGGGGTCTATTGCCACGTTGCTCCAGCCTCTGCTTATCCGCAGGATGGAATGGAGAGGGGCCAGACTGAAGGTGTCTCACAAGGGCGTGTGGTCTGGGCATTGGTTGCCTCGGCGACTTATCACGACTGGAGTCAGAAGAGCGAGAATTCCTCTCATGAAACCAGACTTTTGGAGTAAAAATCCCAGAGAGTGGCTTGTGATCGAGATGTCGATTCTCAGCAAAGGATCCCTCGCATGTTCTGTTTGGGCTTTAGCTTGATTTGCTGCTTTAGAGTTCTTTTCAGCAAGTGGAGAATGATGGGGTTTTATGATGGGGTTTCGTTTAAATGAGGAGTATCTTTTCTTAGTTCCTGAAGTCCTTGGTatctgagacagagagtgagagagagagacagaggaatcaAATGTGAGTCTTGTTCAGGTCCTGCTGACGGCTGAGCCTGGAGGGATGGCTCCGTGGTGACAGAGGCCAGGGGCGAGCTGAGCCCCCGTGCAGAGAAGGAGCTGAAGGGGGGTCTGCAGGCAGGCTGAAGGGGAGAGTGAGAGCCACAAGCCTGAAGCAATATCCCCCTCAATTGCATCCAGCCTACACTGTAGGATGCAGGGACCCCTGTGCTCCCCGCAGCAGGCGCCTGGTGGCATCCCAGCTCAAGGCTGCCCTCAGCTGTTGCCAGGTCCCGACCATCCCTCCCTCAGCAGCCACCTCACCCTGGAACCCCCTTCCTCAGAAGCAAAGTGATGGCTTTCTCATGTGTCCCACGGAGGCATGTGCTTAGCCCCTGACACACACGTTCAGAAACAGACTGCCGAAGGCAGGAGGGGGCCCTCTGCAGACAAACACACCCCTTCTCACCCTGCCCTGGTCTTCTGAAGGGGGAGGCCAGGCTATGGAACGAGCCCCAGGACGTGAGATGCAACAGGGGCCTCAGACGATGTCCCAGTTCAGTCCTGCCGTGTGCAGATGAGGAACCGTGGGCCAAGGGGCTGATAAGGACTACctgtagctgtgtgacctgtgCCTGACACCCTGGAACTGAAACCCAGGCTTCGGGCCCTTCCCATCCTTGTGGGGGTCGGGAGACGAAAGCCTCCGATCTGGGGGTGTGGGCAGGCAGTAGACGCTGTTGGCCGCTTGGCTGGACGGAAACAAGGCTTTGCACAGAAATCCTGCCCCAAAGGGGCTGAAAAGAACCCCAAAGGGAGAAACTCCAAGAGGAATGACGAAAAGAGTGGGGAGTGTACCCAGGGCCTCACCCCCTTTTGCTCAGGGACCCCAAGAGCCCCTGCAGGGCACCTCACGCCAGGATACACCTGAGGGAACGTCTAGGAATATTCTCAGTGGAGACACTCGGAACTCTGCAGAGAAAACGGAAGAGCCTTCCTTTTACTCGTCTAGGTTCTTCTCGCACGTTTCCCAAACTGTCCCTGAGGAGAGTCTCTCGGTGTTGACCCTAATGTAAACGAGGGCCtgcaaagggcagagggagacctAAGCTTCTTTACTGAGGTTTTATATAAGGAGAAAGTTTGattaaaacatttcctttccaTCTGCAGTGCACCTGTCAGGAGGCTGGGAAACGCATTTTAGTGAAGAGTCAACCGTGATTTTCATTGCACGAGGAGGAAAAAGAGCCCTGAGTTCCGTTACTGGTAATCAGGGAACGGATTGTTGTTCTTACACTGGGTTTCTAGGCAACATTTCTTTCTTACTGCATCCTCTAGTATAAAAATTGTGAGACACTTGGATCCAGAAGAGCGAGTATTCATCGAATTCATTCATGTGTCtttgtcctcttctttctctgggcTCTGTTGAGGGAGGAATGTCAACTCCATCAGGGGCTGATTCTCAGCTTGTCCACAAAATGAGTGACACACACACGGGATCCTTCTATCTGGCTTATGAACATCCTATAGCTCCACAGTCCTTCTGATTCCTAGGTGCATACCAGCAGAGCTTTAAAACATCTCCCATTACCCACACCCCAGCCCAGAATGTTGAAATCAAAATCTCAAGGGATTGGGTGACGGCATTCACGTGAGTTCAAAGCTCAGTCAGTGTTTCTTTCACGACAGCGTGATTTAGAACTATTAGCGAAGCTACTCTGTTTCAGACCACGGGGTTCTTGTCCTCATCTCTGCCACCATGACGATACCGGCCCTAAAGATTTTGGTCTTCCTTCGGACACCCTCCCATGAATCCCCGTTCTCCGCTGGACTTGTATGAGGCACAGATTGTCTCGTGTTCCCCTGGATCTCGCGGGGACTTCACAGAGCTGCCCAGAGTTAATTCAGTCAATGCTCGCGTATGTGCTCTGGCCTGAGAATCAACTCAGTTCCTTTCGGTGGATCCTTTTATGAGCCAGCTGGGCATGTAGACACGGTAACGGCAGTGAAAAGGGAAGACAGGTGGATGCCTGAACACCTCGTGTCTGTGCAGGTTGGAAACCTGGCCTCTGCATCTGTGTTTGGCCAGTGTCCCTGTAGAGTGCCATGACTGTCCTCCACTTGATGCCAGCTCTCTTGAGGTCCCAAGGTGTGGGTGGACACTGAGTCCTGGAAACCCCACACACATTAGCACAGGCCTGCTCACCTGGGGCCGAGGACAAACCTGACCCCAGGCAGGCCGTGTGGCAGTCCCAGAGGTGACCCATGATGTCGTGGAGTTTTTGTCGGGGTGCTCTTTCTCCTCAGTTTTAACACTTCTTATTCACATGGGGAAGCTGAGGGGTAAGTGTCGTTCTAGGTCGTGTTCCCGGAAACACCCCAGGGGAGAAGCCATGTGCAAGAGACATTAAGACGATGTTCCTGATGGGGcgtctaggtggttcagtcggtgaagcgtctgactcttggttttggcgcaGGTCACAAGCCCACagtttgagggttcaagccctgcatctggctctgtgctgacagttcagagcctggagcctgcctgggattcccaccctctccctctcttactgcccctccccgactcgtgcagtctctgtctctctgaaaataaatgactttaaaagaaaaattaaggaaaaaaaaagaccgtgCTTTGGGAGAAAGAGGTCATGGAGCtggggaagcaaggaaggaagtcAAAGAAGCCACGAAAGTGGGTGCCTTGTGCCAAAGTGCCATGTGTTTGGCCACACGTGTAAATGATGCCGGTCTGCTGAGGGGGGCCGTGGGGCCTAATTCCCGTGGCCGTGAGGACATGGGAGAGGGAATGCCAGGACAGCCCCCGTGGGGACACAGCACAGCTCACATGCCACAGCTGATGGAGATGGGAGGGCCCCCAGGGTGGCAGTCCCCGTGGCAAACAGAGGCAGGACCAGACAGAGGCAGGACCAGTCAGAGGCAGGATCAGACAAAGGCAGCGGCAGCTGGCGGAGGGACCAAAcgaggaagagaaaaacagtttgGGGTGTGGGAGGAGCGGTAATCTAACACAGCAACAGGAATCCATACTCCAAGAGCCACGGACGCCATTACCTCTGTGCCCTAAGCTTGAATGCCACGGAATCTGCACGCGAGTCTGCCCTCGCCGAACTGCACTTTTCTCTTGATCATCTTCTGTTTCATCACACCCAGGGCATTAACGTGGCCAAAGACTTGACCTGCACACTGGTTGGCCACCGAGCCCTCAGCAGCGTCACCCTCCAGCTTGGGAGGGATCTTCACACCCATGGAAGCTTCCAAACCCTGctctgaaaataaaagcacatcaACAGGATCCACTGTTAGTCGTGATCTTCCTGTGACTAAATCCGCTACCTACGCTGACATCGAATAAGGACGGTGGGCAGGACGAGAAAGGCCTTCGGGAAGTTCACGTGTGAGGGGCGCCGAGGGACACGCTTTGAATACAGCCTGTGTTGTTGACCTCTCTCACGCTACCCTGTAAGGATAAGAGCGCGGGGAGGGCAACATGCCCCCAGCGCCAAAAGTGAAATTGAGAAAAGTAGAATTGGTCAAAACACACAGTTCTGACAAAGAAGAGACAAAGGCCAGGAGGTGGTGCTCGAAAGAGGCTGTCCTATTCAAGGGAGGAGTCAAAGTTGAAGGCAAGCCTTTTGAGAGTCACCGGGGAAACCAAAGCTGGGGAATTTACAGAACACGCCCCAATACTtgatatatttcatatatgtacaCTATGCAGAGCATACACACCGAATACACGTAATGTGTGTGACGTAAGACGTAATATGTGTGTCTATAAGCACATTCTTATCTAATTGAGTAAACGGGCAGTTAACGGTTGGGGGACATCGAGCATAAAGTTCTAAACACTCTTCAGTCAGTTGCAAgtggaaaatatatacaaatttgagAAGGATGAGAAGAGTTGTGGCAAGAAACAGGTGACCTTTTAAGCACCAAGGAAGAATTACAGGCTGAGAATCAAACAGAGTAGAACCACCTGCCCCAGAGTGATAGCTTGTCTTCCTCCAAATTCATCTGTGGAAACCCAATTGCCAACGTGATGCTGGGTGGGGTGGGCCTATGGGAGGCAGATCCCCCCATGAAAGGGATCTGTGCCCTATGAAAttgaccccacagagctccctcacccctccaccctgtgaggacagagcaagaaggCGGCCACACATCAGCAGGAAGGAGGTACCACCAGGCGCCCAATGTGCCACTGTTCGATTTTGGTTCTACTCAGCCTCCAGAACGGGAGACACAAATCTCTGCTCTGACTAAATCACCCGGTCTATGGCATTTTTGTTATcacagcctgaatggactaagaaaCCCTCCTTGGACAAAAGTCTGGCATGGAGCCCCGTTTCCTGCTGAGGCCTGTGGGGAAGGTGAGCCACAGAGAGGGACTGAGCCAGCAGGAGAGTCTGGGCCGGGACCACGGGAGTCAGGGAGAAGTGGCAGAGAGGCAAGAGGGAGAAGACAGTAAGAATCTCCCGTCCTAAGCCACCTGTCAGGGCTGTGCTTCCCTGAACTCCCACTGAGGCGTCCTCTGGAGCATCTCCGCGGGGCGACAGGGCTGCGCCCTCATCACCTCACTTGGGAACTGTGTCTCCTCTTTTCACAGATGAAGTTGGTGCCTGAAGGAGGAGACCCAGGCTCCAGGAGGGGACACCAAGGGTGAGAGGGTAAAGACGACACAACCCAGGGGAACGCTGAAACGCTCGGTCTTCATGAAATGTGAGCTGACGCGGATCCTGATGACAACGAAGCTGGGGACGTGCTCGTGGAGATGAGAGGGGACAAGAGGAACTAGGTGAAGTATCGGAGAACAGAGTGTGCACTTTAGGAAACTGGCCCCTTATAGTTGCAGAGAAGGGAAACCAGGCAAATGCATGGGAAACTGTCGTGGGGCCAGTATTTCCACTGTAACTGTGAGCGCCGAACAGGGAATATCGGCTGCCTGGTGGATGTTGAAGGAGAGCAAACACTGGCCCACAAGCCTTGCTGAGAGAGTCCGGGAAGATGGGGTCCAGCGAAAGCGGAGCCAGGTAAGGACAGCTCTGGCACACGTGAAACAATGCCACGGAACCATTTTCCAAGTGTTCAGACGCCACAAAGCCACAAGAATTACGCATTACAGATTCATCGATGTTCTCAAGCCATTTTGCTCACTCAGGTCCCTGGAAATTATGTAGCTTCATGCTCCCAGCATTGATGGGATGGAGATCCCATTTTCAATGGTTTCAGATGAAGGGACCGAGGGGGACATACATGAGATGATGAATAACGTGGCCAGTAAACAGCCAGGAGGCTGAAACCATGGCACCTGGGCAGACAGAGCTGACCCTCACTCCCAAGCTCTTTGGAGCTGGAGCGTTGTGAGTTTGGAGCTGGGCAAAGCAAGCCTGCAAGAGGCCCCATTGCTGCCCGCGCCCACAACCCTGTGACTAGAGCTTCCTACTCCCCCCCGCACCTCTCACCTTGGAAGAGCGGCCGTTGGCTCCCAGAAACCATCGTGGCTGCCAGTCTCCtgatggcgggggaggggcggagcctGGCTCTGCGGTCACCACAAGCCAACTGCTGGCCCGGCTGCCCTGGCACAGAATTGGCCACCTGGGTATCTGACTGTGGCGGTGCTTGTGAAGCTTGCACCTCCGTCCTTGGGAAAGTCAAGTTTCCACTCGATGGCCCTTGGGGACCGGGCACCTGCATCGGGGCTGAAGCAAGAAGACACTTCAATGGACAAACCCCAGTTTTCTTAACTCAGCACTGCCAGAACTTCCATTTGTGATGTCCTCCCGCCTCGTCCCCCACCGTCTGTGAGACCAGCCAGTGAGCAGGTACAAAGGCAGACATCATGGATACGAAGGCGATGTCACCGTTGTGTGCCTGGGCATGCTGAGATGGCAAGTGTCCAGGACGCAAAGTCCCTGAAGGGAAGGTCACCCCCTGGAGTCCAGACGGCTTTGTGTGGGAGGCGGGCTCATGCCTATTATTCTGTAGTAGTACCCTTCGTCCTACAGCCTAGAGAGAAGGTTCTAGAGAGGCCTCAGGGCAGAACGAGAAAGTACTGCTGATATgtgccccaaaagaaaaaagaagaggggcagaaTTTGGCCTCAAGGCTTCAGATGCCTGTTTCTCCCTGGCTGGTCCCAGtgcagggaggctggggcagggcagcCCTCCTGGGGCGCCCCCTGCGGCAATCACAGCCCACACACACTGTTCCCACGTTCCCACCAGAACCTGCATCGGGGACGGGCTGTGCATAATGGAGACGCTGCCTTCATTCATCTCCGCCCATCCTCATAGCCTCTCATGGCCCAGGCTTAATGCAAGGCCATGTCACACACATCACCCTCCTGAGACGCGTCTTAACCtgtcccatccctgcccccatggAAACCCAGACCTGGCTGTCAGGGTCTCTGACACAGAGCTCTGCAGGGTTACCAGGGTGCCAGGCAGCCAAGTGAAGAGCCACCATGGGACCCCTAGTGAGAACAGAAATCGTCTGGGACCTCTCAGCTCTGATTGCTTTTCATGGAGCGTCTCCCGGAGACCTTGAGCTCCTGGAGGGGCTGGATGAGCCCTGGCTCTGCTCACACCACAAAGTGCACTGACAGGGTAGGAGCTGGCACTCCTGCAGGGTCACAGGGGTCGTTGGGGGCGTCTAGCAACTGTTCTCTTTGCATTTACAACTGTTTCAGATCATTTGGGTAGAACTGGGTGCTCTGGTACACAGGGAGGCGGGcgccccaggagaaacaactagCAGCTCAGCAACGATTTAACAGATGCAGCCAATGTGGAGCTGACCACAAACCTGTGTGGAAAGCCAGGGAGTTTGTAGGAAGCCACACAAGAAATACAATTGGCAGCAGAATTGCACAAGTAGCAGAGGTCTCCTtttggaacaaaacaaaatcaggaaaaaacaaaggagGACTGTCACCCAGCTGTCTCTGGGTAAGATAGCGGTGGCTGAGATTCTGaacccttttttcccttttctccatttctcctctcGAGCCTCACTTGGTACCAACAGCCTGCATGTTGGACGGGGCCGGGGGACAGAGGGCAGCctgggacagaaggaaggaaagggctcTGAGCCACAGGATGCCTTTCAAAGAGTGAATCCGAGAGCAGAGTTCAAACCGGTAGGAGCCTACGGGGCCTGTTGGCAGGGATGCAACTCTCAGCCGATTCAGGTTGTTGAAGACACAGAGGACAGGCTTCCTGGGGCCCCAGCAGGAACTTCGTGCCCCTCACAAGAACAGGACTCACCATCTACATCCACGCCCAAGAAGACTTCCTGTTTGTCAAAGGTGAATGAGGCACTCCTATAAGGCCTATAGGTGTCTGACAGGTCATGGCCAACGGAAGCAGTCAAATTACATTCCCCCACTGAGTCCTGTGGGACTTCATCCTCTGGGGCCACTGGCAGCTCCCTGCAGAGCCTGGTGTTGCTGGGAGGACGAGACATGCAGAAAGAAGGTTTAGTCAACATGCAGTGCCAGCTAGTT
This genomic interval carries:
- the LOC125158217 gene encoding neuroblastoma breakpoint family member 6-like, yielding MQVPGPQGPSSGNLTFPRTEVQASQAPPQSDTQVANSVPGQPGQQLACGDRRARLRPSPAIRRLAATMVSGSQRPLFQEQGLEASMGVKIPPKLEGDAAEGSVANQCAGQVFGHVNALGVMKQKMIKRKVQFGEGRLACRFRGIQA